A stretch of the Candidatus Bathyarchaeia archaeon genome encodes the following:
- a CDS encoding threonine--tRNA ligase, whose translation MRLLLIHADRFGYEVQSEAIGAREEIEASGRSGSVEDALVIFCAVERGDSRDLRSVLSGATGAIAELAGKLGVKRLLIYPFAHLSNDLAPPGLALEGLKRLEAELSGLGYEVGRAPFGYYKRFELVCKGHPLSESFREIAPKAERAVAPARTEYKVLTPDGELLDPEAYVAMDPGSEFSALVEKEALKRGLEGGTPSFLKYCKRFGFDWEPRSDLGHMRLGPEASLLFDLVSDYARSIANSLGIPILSIRGTNMFDLSDQAVHEHAQLFGARAYTLDVDSKRLIMRYAACHQQFSSVRDWALSYRHLPFGTFEVADSYRLEQSGELLLLFRVRKLHMPDLHVYCRDLEEGKSLTMRIHRAIYEEIRKLGREYCSIYNTTRTFFEENDGFFRKLIEVEGKPVLLNFVPDDIYYWVLNIEYTIIDELRRPREIATVQIDVGNAKRFGIEYTREDGGRAHPTILHSALIGTIERYLFAIFDCAVKMKAEGRKPMLPVWLSPTQVRFIPIEGRHVDYAKGLALKLRGEMIRADVDDRDWSMQRRVREAEMAWVPYIVVVGDREIASGSLQVRIRNSGQRAMSYDELVSELRSRLEGYPRREQGLPILLSERPGYR comes from the coding sequence ATGAGGTTGCTGTTAATACATGCCGATAGGTTCGGCTATGAGGTCCAATCCGAGGCGATCGGGGCGAGGGAGGAGATTGAAGCATCGGGGAGGAGCGGGTCGGTCGAGGACGCCTTGGTGATCTTCTGCGCGGTCGAAAGAGGGGATTCTAGGGATTTGCGCTCGGTCCTATCCGGGGCAACCGGCGCGATAGCTGAGCTGGCGGGGAAGCTTGGGGTTAAGCGCTTGCTCATATATCCCTTCGCCCACCTATCCAACGACTTAGCCCCTCCCGGCTTGGCATTGGAGGGGTTGAAGAGGTTGGAGGCGGAGCTGAGCGGGCTTGGATACGAGGTCGGGAGGGCCCCCTTCGGCTATTATAAGCGATTCGAGTTGGTTTGCAAAGGGCACCCGCTCTCCGAATCGTTTAGGGAGATCGCCCCGAAGGCCGAAAGGGCGGTAGCCCCCGCGAGGACCGAGTACAAGGTCCTAACGCCCGATGGGGAGCTCTTGGATCCGGAGGCCTACGTGGCCATGGATCCGGGCTCCGAGTTCTCGGCACTCGTGGAGAAGGAGGCCTTGAAGAGGGGCTTGGAGGGGGGGACGCCCTCCTTCCTGAAGTATTGCAAGAGGTTCGGGTTCGATTGGGAGCCTAGGTCGGATCTGGGCCACATGCGCCTCGGCCCGGAGGCTAGCCTGCTCTTCGACCTAGTCTCCGATTACGCCCGCTCTATCGCGAATTCTTTGGGCATACCGATCCTCAGCATCCGCGGGACCAATATGTTCGACCTCTCGGATCAAGCAGTTCACGAGCATGCGCAACTTTTCGGGGCCAGGGCATATACGCTCGATGTGGATTCGAAGAGGCTGATAATGAGATACGCAGCTTGTCATCAACAATTCAGCTCCGTTAGGGATTGGGCCCTGAGCTATAGACATTTGCCCTTCGGGACCTTCGAGGTTGCCGATAGCTATAGGCTGGAGCAGAGCGGGGAGCTGCTCCTCCTCTTCAGGGTCAGGAAATTGCACATGCCCGACCTACACGTTTACTGCAGGGATCTCGAGGAGGGCAAATCGCTGACGATGCGCATACACCGCGCGATATACGAGGAGATCAGGAAGCTCGGCAGGGAATATTGCTCCATATACAACACCACGAGGACCTTCTTCGAGGAGAACGATGGGTTCTTCAGGAAGCTCATCGAGGTTGAGGGAAAACCTGTGCTATTGAACTTCGTCCCGGATGATATCTACTATTGGGTATTGAACATAGAATACACGATCATAGATGAGCTCAGGAGGCCAAGGGAGATAGCCACGGTCCAGATCGACGTCGGAAACGCGAAGAGGTTCGGGATAGAATACACCCGCGAGGATGGCGGGAGGGCCCATCCGACCATACTCCACTCCGCCTTGATAGGGACCATTGAGAGGTATCTATTCGCCATATTCGATTGCGCCGTGAAGATGAAGGCTGAGGGGAGGAAGCCCATGCTCCCGGTTTGGCTATCGCCCACCCAAGTTAGGTTCATACCGATCGAGGGGAGGCACGTCGATTACGCAAAAGGCTTGGCCCTGAAGCTCAGGGGAGAGATGATAAGGGCGGATGTCGATGATAGGGATTGGAGCATGCAAAGGAGGGTGAGGGAGGCCGAGATGGCTTGGGTGCCGTATATAGTGGTCGTTGGCGATAGGGAGATCGCCTCTGGATCGCTCCAGGTCCGAATAAGAAACTCCGGCCAAAGGGCCATGTCGTACGATGAGCTCGTTTCGGAGCTGAGATCCCGCTTGGAGGGATATCCGAGGAGGGAGCAAGGGCTCCCAATCCTCCTCAGCGAAAGGCCGGGCTATAGATAG
- a CDS encoding RAD55 family ATPase: protein MQRPKKLFERLLDSEVKAELLALFHTNPGLSDSIEGIARRLGRSAEEIRSDLRDLVEMGLLNVVELFSYNPKRGAEIERQIFLQLEEGVPPEPGPYEGIEYTGVELIDDMLDGPFPHPCCVLVMGDPGSGKTTLCNQFVKSFTGAGGPAIIAALDEPPREIRASLAKIGVEPSKLILVDCYSSDIGLRSEEEISADPKNPSSVSIAISKAIREAESRAKGGKGLLVFDSMTAIIQKCGIKTSMDFFRALIAKCKGAGLSSLITLNRLAYHPAVLAAFQEMADGVIELKGEEMPSGIQRYARILKMKGVGHSTHWVPYEIRGSEGLVPL from the coding sequence TTGCAAAGGCCGAAGAAGCTCTTCGAGCGCCTTCTGGATTCGGAGGTTAAGGCGGAACTTCTCGCTCTATTCCACACGAACCCGGGGCTCTCGGACTCTATCGAGGGCATAGCTAGGAGGCTTGGGAGGAGCGCCGAAGAGATAAGGAGCGATTTGAGGGACTTGGTTGAGATGGGCCTATTGAACGTCGTGGAGTTATTCTCCTATAATCCCAAAAGGGGCGCGGAGATAGAGAGGCAGATATTCCTCCAATTGGAGGAGGGGGTGCCGCCTGAGCCGGGGCCATACGAGGGGATAGAGTACACTGGGGTGGAGCTTATCGATGACATGCTCGACGGCCCATTCCCCCATCCGTGTTGTGTATTGGTTATGGGCGATCCCGGCAGCGGTAAGACCACGCTTTGCAACCAATTTGTCAAATCCTTCACCGGGGCGGGCGGCCCAGCTATAATCGCGGCCCTCGATGAACCGCCCCGCGAGATAAGAGCATCCCTAGCCAAGATCGGTGTGGAGCCATCCAAGTTGATCCTCGTGGATTGCTATTCATCCGATATAGGGTTGAGGAGCGAGGAGGAAATATCGGCTGATCCAAAGAATCCCTCCAGCGTCAGCATCGCCATATCCAAGGCCATCCGGGAGGCGGAATCGCGCGCCAAGGGGGGAAAGGGCCTTTTGGTGTTCGACTCCATGACGGCGATAATCCAAAAATGCGGGATAAAGACCTCTATGGATTTCTTCAGGGCCTTGATCGCGAAGTGCAAGGGGGCTGGGCTTTCGTCCTTGATAACTCTTAATAGATTGGCCTATCACCCCGCCGTTTTGGCGGCCTTCCAGGAGATGGCGGACGGTGTCATAGAATTGAAGGGCGAGGAAATGCCCTCCGGGATCCAGCGCTACGCTAGGATCCTAAAGATGAAGGGGGTTGGACATTCGACCCATTGGGTGCCGTATGAGATCAGGGGCTCGGAAGGCTTGGTCCCCCTCTGA
- a CDS encoding ATPase domain-containing protein, whose product MPQADRAPTGIIGLDEMLGGGIPRGRVVLILGSPGSGKTILCSQFLYNGIVDYGEGGVYVSLDEGKPQFYREMAKLGWDFAELERAGRFAFVDASPIRSLPGEVKIGGMTIGKRDFSLLSLIQAIRNHSASISAQRIVLDSMSQLTFQYPDPVERRTAVLDLIDALADLGATCLLTSELVAVGMRRKMQFEEYLAHGVIILQTMRVGKAYGRVIQVVKMRETAIDEQPRPYQITERGIEVYPRESVF is encoded by the coding sequence ATGCCGCAAGCCGATAGGGCCCCCACCGGGATAATCGGGCTGGATGAGATGCTCGGGGGCGGAATCCCTAGGGGAAGGGTCGTCCTGATCTTGGGGAGCCCCGGGAGTGGGAAGACGATCCTATGCTCCCAATTCCTATATAACGGCATAGTGGACTATGGCGAAGGCGGGGTTTACGTGAGCCTTGATGAGGGGAAGCCCCAGTTCTATAGGGAGATGGCAAAGCTGGGCTGGGATTTCGCGGAGTTGGAGAGGGCCGGGAGGTTCGCCTTCGTCGACGCTTCTCCGATAAGGAGCCTGCCCGGCGAGGTTAAGATCGGCGGGATGACCATCGGGAAGAGGGACTTCTCCCTCCTCAGCCTGATACAGGCCATCAGGAACCATTCGGCATCGATCTCCGCACAAAGGATAGTCTTGGATTCGATGTCGCAGCTTACCTTCCAATATCCCGACCCCGTCGAGCGGAGGACGGCCGTGCTGGATTTGATCGATGCCTTGGCCGACCTCGGGGCCACATGCCTCCTGACCTCGGAGCTGGTGGCGGTCGGCATGAGGAGGAAGATGCAGTTCGAGGAGTACTTGGCCCACGGAGTTATAATACTTCAAACGATGAGGGTGGGCAAGGCATATGGTCGAGTGATCCAAGTGGTGAAGATGAGGGAAACGGCGATCGATGAGCAGCCTAGGCCCTACCAAATAACGGAGAGGGGGATCGAGGTCTACCCAAGGGAGAGCGTATTCTGA
- the cutA gene encoding divalent-cation tolerance protein CutA, which translates to MYALVLVTCPSERDGERISRALLDKRLAACVSAVPGIRSSFLWKGVVEVASEVLLLIKTRAELVGGLIEEVRRIHPYEVPEILAIPIAGGFKGYLDWIDGETAR; encoded by the coding sequence TTGTATGCGCTCGTCCTGGTCACATGCCCAAGCGAAAGAGATGGCGAGAGGATCTCGAGGGCCCTGCTGGATAAGAGGCTGGCGGCATGCGTCAGCGCCGTACCGGGCATCAGGAGCTCTTTCCTATGGAAGGGCGTCGTGGAAGTGGCTTCGGAGGTCCTCCTGCTCATAAAGACGAGGGCCGAGCTGGTGGGCGGGTTGATCGAGGAGGTTAGGAGGATCCATCCCTACGAGGTCCCGGAGATATTGGCCATCCCGATCGCGGGTGGATTCAAGGGGTATTTGGACTGGATCGATGGGGAAACGGCCCGCTGA
- a CDS encoding alcohol dehydrogenase catalytic domain-containing protein: MKALVKAKPEVGLELKEVEEPKADPRGLLLRVRSAAICGSDVHIYDWDPAYRFMRLPLIIGHEFAGEVVEVGEGLSGFGPGDRVAINPCVPCWRCRMCRSGRIGICYNWSLLGVHRNGGFAEYAAIPGEIGGIHKLPEGVSFDEGALLEPFCVALHAWERSGAGPGDSALILGPGPIGILTAAVLKAAGLSKVFITGVSADKSRLECAKGMGADFAINVDEEDLARIIKENTGGEGVDFIFEASGSPGALAEALDLLHKGGKAILLGIHPTPVSLPVNEIVRGERELIGSYVYNDGTWRRALDLVSKGRVDLKRLITHRLPLEGWIEGFELAKGKRAVKVVFHP; encoded by the coding sequence ATGAAGGCCCTTGTGAAGGCCAAGCCTGAGGTGGGATTGGAGCTCAAAGAGGTTGAGGAGCCGAAGGCGGATCCCCGTGGGCTCCTCCTGAGGGTCAGGTCGGCCGCGATATGCGGCAGCGACGTCCACATATACGATTGGGATCCGGCCTATAGGTTCATGAGGCTGCCATTGATAATAGGCCATGAGTTCGCCGGAGAGGTCGTCGAGGTTGGGGAGGGCCTATCCGGATTCGGGCCCGGCGATAGGGTCGCGATAAATCCATGCGTCCCCTGTTGGAGGTGCCGAATGTGCAGAAGCGGAAGGATTGGCATTTGCTATAATTGGAGCTTGTTGGGCGTACATAGGAACGGGGGCTTCGCCGAATACGCCGCTATACCCGGAGAGATCGGGGGCATCCATAAGCTCCCAGAGGGGGTTTCGTTCGATGAGGGAGCCCTACTCGAGCCGTTCTGCGTGGCGCTCCACGCTTGGGAGCGCTCCGGGGCCGGGCCGGGGGATTCGGCCTTGATCTTGGGCCCGGGCCCGATAGGGATCCTGACGGCCGCGGTCCTGAAGGCGGCCGGGCTATCGAAGGTTTTCATCACGGGCGTTTCCGCAGACAAATCCAGGCTCGAATGCGCCAAGGGGATGGGGGCCGATTTCGCGATAAACGTGGACGAAGAGGACCTGGCTCGGATAATAAAGGAGAATACTGGCGGGGAAGGGGTCGATTTCATATTCGAGGCGTCCGGGAGCCCCGGGGCCTTGGCCGAGGCCTTGGATCTCCTCCATAAGGGCGGCAAGGCGATCCTGTTGGGGATTCACCCGACCCCCGTGAGCTTGCCCGTTAATGAAATCGTCAGGGGGGAGAGGGAGCTCATCGGGAGCTATGTCTATAACGATGGGACTTGGAGGAGGGCCTTGGACCTGGTTTCCAAGGGGAGGGTCGACTTGAAGAGGCTCATAACCCATAGGTTGCCATTGGAGGGGTGGATCGAGGGGTTCGAGCTCGCAAAGGGGAAGAGGGCCGTTAAGGTAGTGTTCCATCCATAG